A genomic region of Papaver somniferum cultivar HN1 chromosome 7, ASM357369v1, whole genome shotgun sequence contains the following coding sequences:
- the LOC113300262 gene encoding uncharacterized protein LOC113300262 has protein sequence MGMNQMDREWNQRSRMGVEFEMGLLVWSLNLIMFVGRENDIVLKGFLTGLCCCEIKRGAVGFELRLQEARGSEDLIEVLQRNGSNAAKKCSWSSRLQSRMDSWS, from the exons ATGGGTATGAATCAGATGGACAGGGAATGGAATCAGAGATCGAGAATGGGTGTTGAATTCGAAATGGGTTTGTTGGTTTGGAGCTTGAATCTGATAATGTTTGTTGGTCGAGAAAATGATATTGTGCTTAAAGGGTTTTTGACAGGATTATGTTGCTGTGAGATCAAGAGAGGAGCGGTAGGGTTTGAACTGAGACTGCAGGAAGCTAGAGGCAGTGAAGATTTGATTGAGGTTTTACAAAGAAAT GGATCTAATGCTGCTAAGAAGTGTAGCTGGAGTTCAAGATTGCAGTCAAGGATGGATTCATGGAGTTGA